From Salvelinus namaycush isolate Seneca chromosome 9, SaNama_1.0, whole genome shotgun sequence:
CAGAAGACCTTTAGTGCAGTGCCTTGATTCATACAGTAATATTTTTataatttaaccaggcaagtcagttaatgacaaattcttatttacaatgacggcctacaccggccaaacccagacgacgctgggccaattgtgtgccgccctatgggactcccaatcaccgccggttgtgatacaacctggattcgaaccagggtgtctgtagcgacacctcaagcactgagatgcagggccttagaccgctgtgccactcgggagtacTGTAACTAGGTTACTTTAGTTTGCTGAGCGTGAAAGCGATCACGATGTTATAGTATCCCCTTATTTTCTGCTCAGGCGTAATTCAATTAAATCTGAACTCACTGTGTAGCCTAACCACTGAGCTGGAAAACCCCCATCTCCAAGCCAGACAGAGACACCTCATAGCTTTGACACTTTTTTCCTCTTCCTCCCACAACCAACCACTATCACGTTGTACAGGAAGGAGTCAGCTGTAAGACACACTCAAGCCAATAAATACAATCAGCTCAAGGCCCTGTGGGTGACTGTTTCACAAACATCAGGAATGAGAAGAGGATACAGGCCTTTGTACAGTCACCATGTTGGACTGACGAGAATTCACCCCTGGGACACAGCTAAGCCGAGAGAGGCATCATCCCTGTGCCAAGAGAGCATTCTAATAGGTCTACACCTCCCTATAGACATTCATTAGATTAAAAACGAAGCGCTTTGGGAGGGCAAAGCCTGTGAGACCAGCACTTTACAGCATTCTTCAGACACACTGGCAGGCCAAATTAAGCCCATCAGTACTCCAGATACATTTTCCAtagtgtttctaccatgttggtATTGAAAAGGGTTTACCtaggggtcatgataggggctgtaccaaatgtttgatgtattatattaattgATTATACTTGttttattaatagaaggggaggggttataagaccccaccctccttacatttatagggtcctagactacagattaacaatatatactCATTCTAGAGGTTTAGTATTGTTCCAGTTGTTTTCTAGGCTCTCTGCTTCTTATGAAGCATTTCTGAGAAATAAATCAACTTGGACATTTACTGCTAAGCTTTTATATAGCTATATAAACAAGAGTTTTAGTGTTGAGTAGGCATGGTTTTGGTCTCAGAAGTAGAAGATAATGACGTAGGCAGTGATATCCCTAGGGCTGGACATCGGGTTTAATAAAATAATTTGGGACCTTTTAAATTTAgcagaacttactcagaaacaTACGCTATGTTtctgttgtcaacttctgtctgcaaacGCATTAAAGTTtaatattatttaattaaatatagtcataatgctaatttcaccaatatTGACAAGGAAACAAACCAACAGTAAAGGCTTTTAATATTATAACAAATTTCCTAAATTATATTTCATAGAATCATTCCTCATATTGGATTGGATTAATAAGCATGACTATTCGACCACCCGAAACCATCCAGTGTAACCCTAGTCCTCACAGGCTGGCTTCTAGTCAGGGGGACAAACAAGGTTAGATAAAGTAATTGCTAAGTCCCCATTAAAATGTTAGAGTTTCAAGCCCTGAGATCTCATTAAGTGTAAGAGGGTACCAAAATGTCTGACAAGAGGCTCCAGTTGAATCTAAAATGATTAGGATACGCACTTCTGGCATAAAATGTGCCTACTGAGTACTGACATGCTCGTCTATTCACTGGTTTGGTCCAACACTATGGCTCAACCATGTTGCTGGGGAGTCAAGACTGTCTTAAAGTTCAGGGGCAGTACCAGAGAGATACTTGAAAAGCAGGTGGAGTGTGGCTAGATGCAGGCAGGTAGtctactctccctcctcccctttaGCCTTCtgcagttgtaaaaaaaaaaaaaaaaaaaagtaaataaacagGATTCACAGGCCTACTCACAGACCAAAGCATGTGGGTGTCTGTACTGTGACTACCTCACCGACTCCTTTACAGGGGAAGTCGGTTGCAGTCATTCAAAAAATTGTGTTTAGGGAGAAATGGATGTGTGGAGAGGGTGAGGATTAAACAGCAGCTGTAagctcaaatcaaaatcaaattgtatttgtcacatacacatggttagcagatgttaatgcgagtgtagtgaaacgCGTGTGCTTCAAGTTtcaaccatgcagtaatatctaacctaacaatttcacaacaaccaGAGAGTCACCCAGCTACTGTCTCCCAGGCAGCCCAGCCGCCACATTCagtcagggagagaggaagggcagCCACCCTGGGGATCCAGCCTCTGTAGCCTGGCCCCCAGGGGCTAATTATGAAGCTGGGCCATCTGCTCCTTTGAAATGCAGCCCTGTGATGTTGGCTGTAAAGTGAGTGTTAATGATTACACAGGAGACTAAACCTCAGCTCACAGCACAGGGGTAATGTGAACTAAGTTAGTTGTTTCTGTTCTCACCAGCCTGGTAGATGACTGGACATGGACTTGAGCCTCCCTGTAGCAACATCATCCATTAAGACTACAGGGGTGATTGGGTTTGAAGGTCTTTTCAGCAATACCCCAATAGTAGCTCAGCACCAGCAAACACACTCACCTACCTCTCAGATAAGAACCATAGCATTGCACAATTCAGGCACATGCATAACCGTAAATAACTGCGATGGTCTCATTTATTCATGATAAAAACAGGACATCATTTAAGAAACTACAGGGCTGTACTTTAGACTATTTAATTGGGTTATGGTACATTTGGGAGCTACTGGCTTTCACAAGTGAACAGCACCCGCCCCCATTAGAGTTGCTCTCTGGTCACTCCATGTAAAACCGATTGAGCCCCAGCGTGTTCTCCAATAGGCGAATAGCCAATTGACTGGAAAACCTCTAATGCAGCTCACAAATAAATGTCTGAGTGGCTTACTGCTCTGCTGATCCTGAGAGGCACAGCGATTTCCCCCTGATAAACCTTCTAGCCTTTACTGCTACTATAGTACTAGCAACCACTCCCAAAAGCCATAATCCAGGTACTGCAGAGTTTGTACTTTTCcttaaaacattctaaagattgattcaatacatcgtttgacatgtttctactgactgttacggaactttgaCATTtcatctgcttttagtgaacgcgcttcctgactttggatttgcttaccaaacacgctaacaaaaatagctatttggacataaatgatggacattaccaaacaaaacgaacatttcttatggaagtgggagtcctgggagtgcattccgacgaagatcagcaaagtgaagatttataatgcttatTATGAGttatgttgactgcacaatttggcgggtaactatggcttccttttgtggcggaacgctgttctcagattattgaatattgtgcttttgccgtaaagcttttttgaaatctgacagcggttgcattaagaacaagtgtatatttaattatatgtaaaacatgcatctttcatcaaagtttatgatgagtatttatgttatttgacgtggctctctgcaatttctccggatatttgaGGCATTTCTggacatggcgccaatgtaaactgaggtttttggatataagtatgagctttatcgaacaaaacatatgtattgtgtaacatgaagtcctatgagtgtcatctgatgaagatcataggttagtgattcattttatatgtATTTCTGCTTTGTGACTCCTGTCTGGCTGGGAAAATGACTTTTTCTGTGATTTTacagtgacctaacataatcgtttgtggtgctttcactgtaaagcttatttgaaatcggacactggtgggattaacaacaagattacctttaaaatggtataagatacatgtatgtgtgAGGAATTTTAACTATGGgatttgtttgaatttggcaccctgcactttcactggctgttgtcatatcatacAGTttacgggattgcagccataagaagttaatggtggtcggacccagcaatgtgaagctagccacattAAGgactagccacaatagtggacgctgttagccttcaaaataaatggcataattctactatttgtattcatttgcaacACTGTCAATGACACTTACAAATTCCacttgtgcctaatccttattgtggctagattatgaacaattttatttatctaggcatGTAAGTTAaacacaaattcttatttacaatgatggcctaggaacactgggttaaATGCCtggttcaggggaagaacgacagattttttaccttgtcagctcagggagtcgatctagcaacctttcggttactgctctaaccactaggctacctgccgcctcacaTAACCGGGtgcggtcgagcctcactagccagattaAGCTAGCTGCTTATAAAGttctttgggcaacagggttaagttgCTGACTGAAGTTCAATAGctgaacaacaagtggcaacctagctaatacttacaaagattccaaaatcattgctaagaataatgaaaatgagtGCAGGTTGTACTGGtaattgttttcaggctggttgtattggtgccagctaggtaccaagctaaagctatctaccccagaagttgtggtcgaacaaataatgcttcATTACCAacacggtattgtaaacacatcgttcgtggccggtgtttgcagacttttctatacagctttgacagtgctcctgtatcttttttgacacgcaaagacaaACGGTGTTCTATAGTATGTTTGCCGTGAAGCTAATATCAGTGACgtcattactgtgtaactccggtagcgcaacatctgaaaaatagcgcacctGGTAGTGTGTACCAGTGCGCAAcaagtcggcgaaagccaacatcacccacaacAGAGAACGGTTggttgtcaagggcaatgaattccatcaTCTTGGCTTTAACGGATTTTGCCTTTGAGTGGGCACGCTGAAATtttgttactctttcaaatgactgctcaatccacacagcagacattgtgggctagtttaGGACTACTGTGTTGCACTTAGAGCGCAAATTTTTACGTGgcatcattacgtcatgtacctacgttatataggtatgcatggCAGCTTTGACATTGGTTTTGCATATTATCTAAAAACGTTAACATTGgtatcggccgattccgatatgttcaccgatatatcgtgcatccctacccCTTTCCTTGAGTAGCCACACCTCTCCTCAGCACACACAAAATACAATATGGATTCCCCTAATGACTTTAAACAGCAGAACTTAGACAATCTTAGCAGTCTGGCATTCATTATCCTGAGATCAGTCTGCCGAGTGTGTACATGTCAGCAGCTAGCAGACTTGAGGCGCTTTCACTTGAAAGCCTTTAAATTAGAAAATACATGCAGCATTTGGGGAAATATAGTACACACCTTATGGAAAGTGCTCCATGAATATGTTCAAAGGATTTACACAGTGcacatagttttttttttactattacaAAACAATATGCATATGGCTTACCCAGTTCTGGAGACCACTCCTTGTTCATGTCAAGGCTGCTAGGCAGGTAGATGTTTCCAGGTGCTTACGAACGCAGTGGGAATTAGTGAGTAAGGCACTGTGGTTATACTGTTCCAGCTATCAGACGTGGGGTCATAACAGTCTAGAGTCTTGCAGCGCTGCGTCCCAAAGTAGCCCCCCACCACGTACAGTTTGTTCCCAGAGGCCACCGCATGGCAGCTCATTCTTTTAGAAGTCATGTCCCCAACACGAGACCACTGGTTGGTCTCACAGTCAAAGCGGTAGGCGGAGGCGGCGGTGAACTCCGTGTCTCCGCCCATTATGAAGATCTGGCTGCCCAGAACAGCAGCGGCTGTATATCTCCACGGTTGTGGACATTCTGCTGCGATGGCCCAGCGGTTCTCTAGAGGGTTGTAGCACTGCACCTTGGAGGCCTTGTCTCTGTGTATGGTGGTGCCACCAAATACAAACAGCTTTAGCTTGGCGCTGACCACAGCTGCATTGCTAACACCATCTCTGAGCGGCGCCATCATGGTCCATTTGTTGGTGAGTGGGTCATACCGCTCTACCTGTTTGAGGGAGactgagggggaggcagggaagaTGCCTGCTATGGCAGTGTGGCCACCCACCACATACAGCCAGTTCTCCAGTTCAGCCGAACCATGGCCAAACCGTGCTATCAACATGGGAGCTCCTTTAGACCACTCCTCGTGGACCGTGTCATAGATCCAAACATCCTTGGACACCCCGTTCTCAGAACCCCTCCCCCCAGTCACGTAGACCTTACAGCCAATTGCACAGGCGCTGAACTCCTTCCTGGGACTGGGCAAGTCCGACTTAGGAATGATCTCCTTGGCTTTGTGGTCCACCTGGTAGATCTTATCACACATGAAGGTCTGTCCTCCCAAGATGAGCAGTGTGTGGCCTGCCTTGCGGGGCCGGGCACAGGGGCTGGTGACCACCCCATCGTTTTGCAGGATCTTCTTCTTGCACTGCATGGCCTCCTCCACTATCTGCCGGCTCCTCTTGTCTGACATCACCAGCTCCTCGCAGGCCACCGCCTCGATCAGACACTCAGAGGGCAGCAGGGCCAGGCGGATTCCACCCAGCAGCTCAGGGAGGTAGTCTCTGCGGCCGTCCAGGTCGTAGCGTACCCAGCGCATCACAGAGTTGAACACGATATGCTCGTCCTCGATCTCCAGCTCGTCGCTGAGAATCAGGTCCAGCAGCTTGTCTTTGTTGAGGCCGTAGAAGTCCTCTGTGTCCCGCAACGCCT
This genomic window contains:
- the LOC120053813 gene encoding kelch-like protein 25 → MSVSVHENRKSRTSTGSMNISLFHKPSHPDSVLTHLNTLRKQCMFTDVTLWAGDRSFPCHRAVLAACSRYFEAMFSGGLRESLDNEVNFRDSVHPEVLELLLDFAYSSRVIINEENAESLLEAGDMLQFHDIRDAAAAFLEKNLHLSNCLGMMLLSDAHQCKQLYELSWRMCLVHFEALRDTEDFYGLNKDKLLDLILSDELEIEDEHIVFNSVMRWVRYDLDGRRDYLPELLGGIRLALLPSECLIEAVACEELVMSDKRSRQIVEEAMQCKKKILQNDGVVTSPCARPRKAGHTLLILGGQTFMCDKIYQVDHKAKEIIPKSDLPSPRKEFSACAIGCKVYVTGGRGSENGVSKDVWIYDTVHEEWSKGAPMLIARFGHGSAELENWLYVVGGHTAIAGIFPASPSVSLKQVERYDPLTNKWTMMAPLRDGVSNAAVVSAKLKLFVFGGTTIHRDKASKVQCYNPLENRWAIAAECPQPWRYTAAAVLGSQIFIMGGDTEFTAASAYRFDCETNQWSRVGDMTSKRMSCHAVASGNKLYVVGGYFGTQRCKTLDCYDPTSDSWNSITTVPYSLIPTAFVSTWKHLPA